GTCATGCCCGAAAAACTCGACATCCCCTCGTCCCACATGACGCGACAAGCTGGTGTTGCTGATCGTGCCTAGCGCTCCGCTGCGCAGTCCGAATGACACGATGCCTACATCATACACCGTTGCTTCCGGGTAATTACGTTGAATATGACGCTGCGCGTAATTCGCCTCCACAAAATCAAATTCACCAGCCAAATAACGAACCAAGTCAACTTGATGCGTAGACTGCTCCACCAGTTGGCCGCCAGAACGGTCCATAAGCCTCCACCAGCCTACATCGGGCATACCGCCAATTCGGTAGGCAAGCACCATATCGACTTGTTTATCTGCCAAATATTGTTTGGCCTGCTGAACGGTGTCCAGATAGCGCAAGCAATAGCCGGATGAATGAATAATCCCGGATTCGCGAATAATCTGCTCTTTGCGGCGCACCTCCGCCATTTGCAAGCCGATCGGCTTCTCCGATAACAGATGAATGCCCCGCGCCGCGGCCGCCTCTTCAATCCCTTCCCTTACAAAAGGCGGTGTACATATATAAAGCGCGTCAATAACGCCCGCATCCAGCATTTCTTCCAATGTTTCGTAAGTTTTGGCACCAAACTGGTTCGCCATCTCCGAAGCCCGAGCCTTGTTGAGATCACAGACGGCCGTGATCGCTGCGTCTTCAATCTGCTGCAAAGTTTTCATGTGGTATTCTGCCATGCCGCCTACACCAAAAAATCCAATTCTTACTTTTTCCATTTGTTGTGCCCTCCCAGACCCTATTTACGACTACACCCTTAGCATATCGAATCAACCAGCACTTGTATTTAGGGAAACCGAACCGCAATTTACGCAAAACGCAACTCGTCTTACACCGGGCCGTTCTGCATACGCTCACTTTTACGCCAAACGGTAGGCGGAATTCCTTCTTGTTCCTTAAACCATTGGGAAAAGGAATGCAGTCTATAAAATCCAATTTGTTCCGCAATTTCGCGGATATCTTTATCGGTTGAACTCAGCAGCCATTTGGCTTCTTGCAAACGGCACTGTTGCTGATACTGTTTGGGACTAACCCCATACATTTGTTCAAAAACGCGGCGAAACGCCGGCTCTGTAAAACCGGCCATTTCGGCCAAATCTGATATGTGAACAGATCCCTGTAAATTTTCACGCATGTAGTCAGCCGCCTTGGTTACGGTCATTCCTTGCAAATCCTGCTGCGAGTGCTCCAGCAAAAAAAGCAGCAGCACTTCCATCCAAGCCATATAGTTCGCGTGCTTTTCTTTGAGGAACGAAGCCTTCATGCGGAGCCATTCCCGGAACAAACGCTCAAGCCTTTCCTTGTCCAGCCGGGATAAAGCCAGAAATACCGGTTGGCTGTCCGCAGCTCCTCCCGTATCGCTGGCGCAACCCAGCTTCCCTAACAGCTCCATCACATTCGGAGGGGCGCCCTGGAGCAGAATAACCCCGAACCGCACTCTGGTTACCGCCTCGAAACGGTGCGGCAAGCTGGATGGAATGATAACGATGTGCCCTGCCTCCATATAGCTTCGCTTTGTCCACTCGAACAAGGCCCTTCCTTCGAGTACAATACTAACTTCAACGGCGGGATGACTGTGAAATCCTTCATCATAAAAATTATCATCATGGGTGCCGATAAAACTGCGGATATCCAGCTCATCTTTCATTGGGCTCACGCCACCTCCAAAGCCATTTGTCGCGTTCGTTTGCTTCTTCTTTTTATTATCCATCATACAACAAAAAAAAGCAGCATCGCATGGGATGCTGCTGCTAAACCTGACTTACACTGATTTCACGTGTCTTGACAATAATTTTGCGGATGCTGTCTTCTGACAAATGAAAGACTTTGATCAACTCCATAACGGTGGAGCCGGTTTGGTACAGCCGGAAAATCTCTT
Above is a genomic segment from Paenibacillus sp. HWE-109 containing:
- a CDS encoding Gfo/Idh/MocA family protein — its product is MEKVRIGFFGVGGMAEYHMKTLQQIEDAAITAVCDLNKARASEMANQFGAKTYETLEEMLDAGVIDALYICTPPFVREGIEEAAAARGIHLLSEKPIGLQMAEVRRKEQIIRESGIIHSSGYCLRYLDTVQQAKQYLADKQVDMVLAYRIGGMPDVGWWRLMDRSGGQLVEQSTHQVDLVRYLAGEFDFVEANYAQRHIQRNYPEATVYDVGIVSFGLRSGALGTISNTSLSRHVGRGDVEFFGHDFYVSVSGMTLRIVDDTQDITVTSEMDFYLEQNRAFVAAVKSGRQELVLGDYSEAAVTLEVTLAANESAEAKRRIVIPAV
- a CDS encoding helix-turn-helix domain-containing protein; the protein is MKDELDIRSFIGTHDDNFYDEGFHSHPAVEVSIVLEGRALFEWTKRSYMEAGHIVIIPSSLPHRFEAVTRVRFGVILLQGAPPNVMELLGKLGCASDTGGAADSQPVFLALSRLDKERLERLFREWLRMKASFLKEKHANYMAWMEVLLLFLLEHSQQDLQGMTVTKAADYMRENLQGSVHISDLAEMAGFTEPAFRRVFEQMYGVSPKQYQQQCRLQEAKWLLSSTDKDIREIAEQIGFYRLHSFSQWFKEQEGIPPTVWRKSERMQNGPV